CACACCATAGGATATTCCAGACTGATCAGTATCTACTGAGAACACCTTTACACCCTGATAATCAACTGAGTGTAAATGTGGATCACTTGGACTGCTGTAGATAATCCTCTCATTGTATAAAGTCAAATAGTCTACCTGTACTGGAGTAGAGAATGTTCTGATGAGTGATCCATCAGGGTTGTAGAGTGAGATTAGCTCTTGTAAATAACCCACTGCTATGAGATTGTTTTCATCCACTGCAAGGCATGATGGGGAGAGCTTTCTCTCACTTAGCTGGAACTGATGAATGAGCATATATTTCCTGTTAAAAACCTTGACTTCTAGATTGTCAATTACATACAGGTGATCATTATTGTCCACAGTGAGTGCTGATGGTTCAGAAAGACCTTTTAGTTTTAATCTTTGTGGGCAGTGAGTAGACTGGGATGTGTTTGCTGCTACTTGAGGTTTAAATGCAATCAAGGCATTGTGGTCTATATATAATACTACTATTTCATTGTCGGAGAAAGCTGCAACAAACTTTACCACCTGAAATTCTGTGAAGTCAAATTGACTAAAACTTTCCTTCAGATTCCACTCCTGTTTTGTATGGATTGTTTCATGTTCCTTGGCCTGAGCCTCTGCTTTAGCTTGTTGCTCATCTTCCAGcaccagtcttcccactgaCCTTTCACCTTCTTCAAACTCAAGAAAGGAAAGCCTGTCAGACACAATCTCGCCTTGTATCTTAGTAAGTTCATCAAGATTGTTTTTAAGTTTCAGCTTGAAATCCAGAATCTCATGAGAGCTTGCTTGGGTGATGAACTGATTCACTTCATCCAGCTTGTGCTCTACCTGGGTCACTTCTTGTGTGTTGGTTGCCTCTGCAGTTTCAAATGTCTGGACTCTGTCTTTGTAAACACTCCCTGCCTCTTGTTTCAGCTGCTTTTCCTCTTCTGTGATCTTTGCTCTCTCCTTGGCAGCCTTCTGGGAGATTTTCATATTGGTTTCAGCATATGAAGATTCCAGTTTCTTGCGAGACTCACTAGCTTGTTCCATGGCAGTTTGAATTTCAGCCTTGCATTTCTCAGCTTTTGCAACCAGCTCTGCGACTTCCTGTTTGCATTTATCCAAAGCCTCAGGTATACCAATAAGGTCATGTTTTGGATTGCCATGATCAAGAATGGTACAAGTTGTGCATTCTAAGTTCTGGCATGTGTTGCAGTAGATGTTCAGAGTCTGATCACTGTGCTTGTCACACTTTGGAATATACTCCCTGATTTTACTCCTGTACTTGTAGTTGACTTCTCCGGAATGCAGCTGTGCCAGCATGTAGACCTGATGAGATTTAGTAACAGGAAAACGTTGATGTGCATTTTGGCAATCCTGACAAAGGAAATAATCACAGTTTACACACCTGGCAATTGCTGCATGCTGTTCATCATTACAGGCTTGAcatttgacctctgacccatgACCCTCAATGAGTTGCTCCTGAACAGTAAACTCATCCACCAGGGCATTGATTTTAAAGTCCTTAGGTAGACTGTCAACCTTGTTGTCTTctagtgttgttttctttctgcacAGAGGACACAGTAGGATGGAGTTGTTAGGATCTTGTTGGTGAAGCTCCTTGAGGCATGTGAAGCAGAAGCTGTGTAGACAGTCTAGCATTGTTGGATTGATGAAGCGATTGGTGCATATTGGACATTCTAGATGATCCTTACTGATCTTATCAAGCACTGAATGGACTGTGATACTGGCAGCCATCTTTGACTTTAGCTTGTTACAATCTTTCCCTGTTGGTACAAAAAGGTCaattcattttttattaatctACTCATGTTTTCAAATGTTATATCTTTTATTGTGTCAAATGACTTCAGGTGACTGTTCTTGTACAAAAGACAAATGTGCTGGACCATGTTTTTGCACATATATGTATAGTATGTATACGTATAGTGcataatttgtgcattgttcATGTTGAACACTACATTACAACACACATTAATATATTGCGCTCATGGCTGTGTTGAGGTTGAGACTCAAAATTTAGTGCCCTCTTCTGGTACAAGAAAAGGCCTATAAATATAGTACTCCACTTGTTTGGAGAGTTTGCTTAACTGCCCTTTATATATAGTTTTGCCCCTGGCAGTTGCTCAACTATTGACtgaccctatttaaaaaaaaaaaatttagttgcagacctaccaagtctcacgcattaggcgtgagactcgcgcattaggcgtgagactcaagaaaagaaacaagaaaataacGCACAATCTTCAGAATGCACGCAGTTTTTCAGAATTATTAACTTGAGCTGGCATGCAAACAGAGTGCAAATTTGaagattgcgcacgctttttGCTCTATCAGATGATTCAGCCGACAATTCGGCAAAGCGCAAAACGTGAattgcgcacaagtttgtcGGATTCCTTAGCAAATCTGTTGAGTGTCAGTGTACCTTCGTCAACCACATTCACATGCAAACCATATTTTACAGGTACATGGTACAAATAATTTTCCCTACAGTTCACGGACTAACAAGTACTTACACACCCTCCTGTTCCTTGTATGTGCTGTGTCTGTGCTGTATTGATTCATACAGTCCCTAGTGCACTCTGTAGCAGTTGGCATTATTGCTCATCattccttgaaaaaaacaaatccccTTTCTATTTATAGATCCAATGATGTCACCGTGAAGTGTGGTAAATCATGTACATTACAAGGCatgatgatgtacatgtagactttAGGCCCTACACCTCTACAGTGGACGTGTTCTattttaacatacatgtagtggaAGATTTCAAACTGAGTGATTGGCCAAGTAAACATAATAACATGTTGCTCATCCCTGCTGCGTTGGATGCCGccctggtttaaaaaaatatatatataataataaataatcaatGAAATCATACAAATTTTCAATCTATCTTTTCTGCATTaaaccatctacatgtatttgttatgGTGGAACATAGCATGGGGAGGGGCTTTGGGGAGGGGGTATTGCAATCAGCTGCAAAAGCATAATGGGGATCTAAAAGAATTACCATTGAAATGGTCTCAATCAGCACTGAAAACATAAAAGTAGGGTCTAAAGAGCAGTTTCATTTGCTGCAGCTACAACAACCTTAGGGCCTATTCAAATCTTGTATAAATCGTAGAGTTTTggtggtactttttgtacgtgGAGCTTCATAGTGTTCGATTGCAAGAGTGTGGATGGACTTTTTTCAACGTTTGGGCTGCCCACCTTTCCTGGCCGTTCCCCTGGCCAAAGGGATCTCTGCTCCTCCTATAATCTAAAAAACCTGttggtttttttatgaaaatcaaAAGGGCAACAGTAGAGGACCGGACCTTCTCATGATCAACGGCTGGTCTTCTGTGCTATAGAATCCTCTGTATAATCACAttgacaacaacatcaacaccgCGTTCACACTTGATCCTGCTAGGAGGATCAAAGGAGGATCTGATCTcaaaagggcgatcaaagggAGATCACCAGCTAGTGTGAACGCGATCAGGATCACGATCAGATCCTCCTTGTTGATCTCCCTTTATTGCAAGATCAAAGGGAGATCAGATCCTGCAAAGGTGATCcaaaaaaaagtgtgaacacCGATCCAGATCAGATCCTGCAACTTAAGCTGCTCACATCCGGTGTGTCAGGTCGTTAAAAAAACTAGCGCACACAATCAATGACCTCGCACAGTAACCTTTGCCGTCAGCTGAACTGAACTTCCATTTATCTATGCAAGATCAATGCGAGATCACACTCAAGTGTGAATGCGGAGTGGGGATCCCTGCACAAAAATGCTTGATCTCGCTTTCGGGATCTGATCCTCCTTGGATTCTTGTAAGAGGATCAAGTGTAAACGCGGTAAAAGTCGCTTCGGACCTTCGAGggtaaatttgataaatatCTGTTCGAGAGACCTATACAAATATCATATGAGGCTGTTAATCTGGACTGATAAATTCCTGGACTGTTTAATCTCACCATTCTATCAATAGCCAAAGCAGGTTTCCACGAATGCAGACGAAAacttcaaacttaaaaaaaataaatgttactaaCAGGGGCTTCAGGAcaatctcaatattttaactttAACCCTTTTTTGGCCAAATAGACGTGAGTGTTTcggagaaaacattttttttaccatatttttacttgaggtaagagactcgttatattttgtctgtttcctatggactccatTTATTAGAAAAATGTAACAACTATATTTCAGAGCATCCTGTAGCCCCTCTTTAATAAATTTGCAATTGTCATAGAGTCTTGTTCcgattaaataataacaattatcatAGTGTTTGATGGACAAGTAAAATCTTGTATCCGTTTAGGTTTAGGTTTACactgtgaacatttatttaCAATCTCATTGGATACATTCAATATGCTGATGCTGTGCAATAGTGCAGCACCAGGCTTTCAAAAGTGTGTTGGTACCTTATGTTATTTTTGTTCCTGCATTACAACACACACAGAACAAACTTTCAAAGGTCAAAAATTATGATCCCTCTTCTGTTATGGTAAGTAGTATCACGTACCATCACATCGCCCCTGTATGTTGTACTAGCAGTGAATGGGACCTGGCTATAGCAGGCATGTTATTTCTTATACAttaacccacacctgtgacgtcatgctatcgttaaatcgctccattattttgcacgaatggcgcgATGGGTACACAACTATTCACCCATTGTGCAAACTGGTGAAACTATTGTTATAAATTTAAGGATTAGTAAGAGTAAATGACGCCATAgaccatattttgttttgtacacaagttAGAACCACGCATTTATTACAAAATGATCGTAAAGACTTTCCACAAGTTAGTGAACAGCTACattgttaaattattatttagctGAGATGTTAAAAAGTGTAGCTTAACTACAACAGTCATTTAAGCAGGCCTTTTCTCAgataattcaatttaatttaaccagtaggcctactgtctTAAATTAATTCAAACTGCTTAATTTATCATACACAAACATGGTAAGTGAGTAAGCTCCCTCAACATTAAGTTTGCAAAGATACTTATTTCAATCTCATTATAAAATAACAGGAATTTTACTGAAATTGTTGCTTATTAAGTTATCTTAAATTTGTTAATCAAAGTTATGTCAGAAATAATCTTAAACTACAGTCTTGTACGGTAGGTCACTTCTTTTATCTTAaccttttgctttttttgtagACCTAGCAAGTCGGCTACAACATCATCCGTGTCATAGTCACTTTCTATCACTAGTTTACTTTGAgtcaaaaaacaataatttttctgCTGCCACTTTCGCTCCCGATCCATGATGCCACTGTCAAAGGAATGAGCCTTTTTTATTTCCTGAATGTTGGTCTTCGTCCATATACATTGTAGCATGTTCATGCGCCACCAGCTAGTGGTGTTCACTGTAGTGAAAAAGCTTACATAATACATGCAAACAGTTGACTTAAAAGTTAAACAATACTgcgccattcgtgcaaaataatCGAGCGAttttaacaatagcatgacgtcacaggtgtgggttaaGTCGCATAATGCCCTCGGTGAACGCGCCATTCGTGGCATTCTTACCCACGAATGGCGCGCACCTCGGACATTATCCTATACGTAATTCAATTTATAAATTACTTTGCTCAAGATCTGCTCTATAGTCAATTGTTCTTTGTACAACCTAAAATCATTCAAATAGAACTATTGATAGTACtagaatattattatcattattattcattcggccatttcataaagaacaatacaatacatgtaattgcaaaCATTAGATTACAGTaataggaaaaacaaaatgaacaaatatGTTGAACAGAACTAAATAAAGGCATACATGCTAAATAATATGTACTGTTTATTTAAGTGTTTTTATGAATGGCACTTTTGTACAATGGTTCACATTAACTTTTACAAACACCAGCAAGCTCATTGTGAAGTGTGTTACCAGCTAGGACCAGTACATAAAGCTGCTGAATGCACAACCAGTAGCTGAGTATAATAAACATAGTCACCAATAAGGTgtccagccaaaataccatgtcatggGAGTACCCTGTTATTAGACTGGTATTCTATTTAATCTTTAAGAAATCTTTAAGCAactccatgaaactgggcccagtctTCATGTAAGACACACTGGTGTGGAAGCAAAGTAGCTGCTTCTATTCCATTGCAAGTGTACGGTACTCTTTAGTGAGTATGGTCATTACAGTACAGGACATAAATTGTACACTTTGACAGGAGTGCCACCTACGTAACCTGTGGGCCCAACTGGAGCTAGTCAGGagtaaatattgcttttaaaaagtcttctgcttaaaaaaaaaaaaaatgtacactttgaCAGGAGTGCAACCTACGTAACCTGTGGGCCCAACTGGAGCTATTCAGGAGTAAATATTGCTTTTGAAAAGTCTTCTGCTtaacaacacaaatcagcaGTGTACGaatcacagatggtacatgtagaaACCATGGTATGATTGGATTTAATctttgtttgttatatttttattgtgcTTGCCTCTTTTTTTAGGGCtgaagcatctctatgaaattgggcccaagatCCAAACCACACTCCAATAGTACCAGAGCCTCAGTTCAATGTTCTATAAACCACTCAGCCAGCTTTAAAACTAATCAGATACATTCCAAACTTTTCATTTCCATTTACACaagatacttttgttttaaaaagcttttaaaatgaAAGCATTATTCTATACATGTGAGAGCATACCTGATGATGTGTTTATCTAAACTAACAAGCAAAAtagaaaatatgaaaaaaaatagtaacaataaaTTACCAATAATCATTAGTTTACTTGAACAGTGGTGAATACATTGTCTGATTTCAGTTGACaggcattaaaaacaaaacaaaaaaaccctaTTAATATGAATAAATGTGACCTTATTGAACAACAGTGCCCTCTAATGCATGTAAATGCAactacatttcaacctgttcatttcatacatttattttgcaatttaCACACAGTAACTGTCTTTTAGTTTAAAAAGCTTAGTAAAACAATAAAGCAATTTTATATACATCTGGGAGCTAGCAGATGATAGTGATGAAGTGTTTGTGTTAATTTACAAGCAAAATGGAAAATATAAGAATAGTaggaaaagaaaataacaataatcgtCAGTTTATTTAAACGGTGGTGAGTACGGTACATTGTTTGATTCCATTTAACGGCATTAGAGTTAAGAAAACAActattaatttgaataaaatttaaTGTGATCTTATTGAACAACAGTGTCCTTTAATGCATGTTGGAATACCAAACTTCATCGTTAAAGATAATAGGTGGGCATGATAAGCCATTCATTGTATTATAAGTACTTACTAACTCTGCAAAATGTGAAGAGACAGACAGTAAATTAGTTAGGGGCAATAAATCTTGCTATTTGTACTGTCCACTTATTAAATTGTTGTTTCCATGCAATCAAGATGCAACAAGGTTATTTTTGAGTATTTGTTCCACATTCCATCTTATTTTAATGTGATTCTGCACCAAATTTGGATGTCACATGGAAGTGGAACACCTTTTTTtgtatcccttttttttttttttttttttttcttttttttttcttcacataaaCAGTATTTAGGCgatttacaattttgttgttgtgaaacATCGTAATGTACATAATGCCATATTGCCTCCTTTGCCTTTGGCTTCAGACATTTCAGATTGTGGATGCTCTTCAAGGATATATTTAGGTTTAGGAAATTAATTGTCCAGATATTCTGATGAATCAAATAcaaggtgtccaaaatgttCACTTCCAACAATAATACTTTTACAAGTGTACATAACAGAATGACCAGCAGGACAGGAAGACTAAACTATAAACAGATTGTCCAGATGACGCCCATAAACCCCTCTTTCTTTTACTGTACACTTAATCCTATTATCTGTGTCTTTGCTTTGGTTTTAGTTGGTTTCAATGAGTCATCCTTGAAATTTTAAACAGTGCATCTCTGACAACCTTGTATTCCAACAAATAGTTTGAGGCTTGACATTTCTTTCGACTCTAGCAGGAGTCTTCCTCAGAGGCTAAATGACACAACAAATATAAACCTTGTAATCTTATACAACATACAGTGTCTCAAAGTTATTTCAATCACATTGTTTACCCATTGACAttgtatgttattgttaaaaatgtgACTACTGCAACAAGCCTCCTAATTAGGTAGGAGCCAGCAAATCGCTACATTTACAATATCATGAACTAGTGTAATGTGTATGTTATGATATTATTGgttcagttgttttgtttttatagttcaCTTTCGCATGTTAAGTGAGGTACTATTCTTACTGGGAAACAACTTGGAAGATGTTTACTGATTCTCCTGCTGCTACTACAAGATTGCTTGTTGGTGTGAATGTGATGTCCCAGGCATTACCACAATCCTCAATGACACATCCAATGTACTTGCCATCAGGACTGTACTTACATATtctattgttttgtgttgtccCATTATATTGAGCAACAAAGATACTTCCATCTTTATCACAGCACACACCATAGGATGATTCAGACTGATCAGTATCTACTGAGAACACCTTTCCACCCTGATAATCAACTGAGTGTAAATGTTTATCAGTGTTACTGCAGTATATACTGCTGTAGATAATCCTCTCCTTGTATAAAGTCAAATAGTCTACTCTTACTGGAGTAAAGAATGTTCTGATGAGTGATCCATCAGGGTTGTAGAGTGAGATTAGCCCTTCTGAATAACCCACTGCTATGAGATTGTTTTCATCCACTGCAAGGCATGATGGGGAGAGCTTTCTCTTACTTAGCTGGAACTGATGATGGAGCATATATTTCCTGTTAAAAACCTTGACTTCTAGATTGTCAATCACATACAGGTGATCATTATTGTCCACAGTGAGTGCTGATGGTTCAGAAAGAccttttagttttaatttttgtggGCAGTGAGTAGACTGTGATGTGTCTGCTGCTACTTGAGGTTTCAATGCAAACAATGAATTGTGGTCTATATCTAATACTACTATTTCACTGTCGGAGAAAGCTGCAACAAACTCTCCCGTCTTAAATTCTGTGAAGCCAAATTGACTGAAACTTTCCTTCAGTTTCCACTTTTGTTTGGTATTGATTGTTTCATGTTCCTTGGCCTGTACCTCTGCTTTAGCTTGTTGCTCATCTTCCAGTACCAGTCTTCCAACTGATCTTTCATATTCTTCAAACTCAAGAAAGGAAAGCCTGTCGGACACATTCTCACCTTGTTTCTTAGTAAGTTCATCAAGATTGTTTATAAGTTTCAGCTTGAAATCCAGAATCTCATGAGAACTTGCTTGGGTCATGAACTGATTCACTTCATCCAGCTTGTGCTCTACCTGGGTCACTTCTTTTGTGTTGGTTGCTTCTGCAGTTTCAAATGTCTGGACTCTGTCTTTGTAAACACTCTCTGCCTCTTGCTTCAGCTGCTTTTCCTTTTCGGTGATCTTTGCTCTCTCCTTGGCAGCCTTCAGTGAGATTTTCATACTGGTTTCAGCATATGAAGATTCCAGTTTCTTGCGAGACTCACTAGCTTGTTCCATGGCAGTTTGAATATCAGCCTTGCACTTCTCAGCTTTTGCAACCAGCTCTGTGACTTCCTGTTTGCATTTATCCAAAGCCTCAGGTATACCAATAAGGTCATGTTTTGGATTGCCATGATCAAGAACAGTACATGTTGTGCATTCTAACTTCTGGCATGTGTTGCAGTGCTTGATCACTGTGCTTGTCACACTTTGGAATGTACTCCCTGATTTTACTCCTGTACGTGTAGTTGACTTCTCCGGAATGCAGCTGTGCCAGCATGTAGACCTGATGAGATTTAGTAACAGGAAAACGTTGATGTGCAGTTTGACAATCCTGACAAAGGAAATAATCACAGTCTACACACCTGGCGATTGCTGCATGCTCTTCATCATTACAGGCTTGAcatttgacctctgacccatgACCCTCCATGAGTTCCTCCTGGACAGTAAACTCATCCACCAGGGCATTGAGTTTAAAGTCCTTAGGTAGACTGTCAACCTTGTTGTCTTctagtgttgttttctttctgcacAGAGGACACAGTAGGATGGAGTTGTTAGGATCTTGTTGGTGAAGCTCCTTGAGGCATGTGAAGCAGAAGCTGTGTAGACAGTCTAGCATTGTTGGATTGATGAAGCGATTGGTGCATATTGGACATTCTAGATGATCCTTACTGATCTTATCAAGCAGTGAATGGACTGTGATACTGGCAGCCATCTTTGACTTAATCTTGTTACAATCTTTCCCTGTTGGTACAAAAGGGTAAATTCATTGTAGTTTagaatttgaatgtttttatcaGTCATGTGTTAAATGATTTAGGTAGGCTAGTGTACTTGCCAGTGTAAAGTCAGTGTTCTTGAACCACGTTCTTAAAAATTACCAATGTACCCATTGTTACACTACTATACTTTCATTAATGTGCTGACTTGGGTAATTATGGATGAAGCTCCCAAACCTACACCCTCTTCTGGTAACTgcttgtatacaatgtacatttagGTCTAACATGATTCCTATCTGTTGAGGAACCTCAACTGATGGAGTTTAATTCGCCTCTTTAAGGTTTCTCAGCTATAAGAAATGTTCATCAATGCCaaaatgtatttgtatttgtagtcAACCCAAGGGCTGTAAGTACATAGGGACAACAGTTAAGGTGACACCAGATGAAGAGGGTCCTCTTTATATCAGTGAAAAGCACAGTCATTATATATCAGATGCTTTGACAATGAAcgtatttcatttgaaaaggttTAAGAGGCCCAAGTTTTTGCTGTTGCTGGAAATAAAAGGTACCTCAACTGATAAATGAATCAGGGATGTGATTCCTCTGTTTTTAATGAACTCCCCtcataaaaacatgaagataaaaccataagaaTGCCCTGGATTGCAGAGtggggctttcaaaaccaatgACAGCATTGCACTTTTTCAACAGGCTATCGTGCACACCCCTGATGACTATAGGCCTTTAGGATAATTGAGTAAATGTAGCTTGCCCAGCAGTTTTGAAAAGTTTAAATGTTAAGTACCTACAAGCATCCccccatttttattatttttacaaaaatggtaaaAGGAAAGATACGTAACTGTTggagcccttttcacactaccaTGCCAAATCACAGGAAATAAAACCCCAGCAAATTCATCGCATTAAATCCACAACTACATGTTgatgtagccttgctcaaggcagtcgaattattcactcagAAAAAAAGACCGTCGCTGTataaaacccacccgtatacactgtgcgtaaaATGTGTACCCATCGCACGACATGATGCCCGCACACTATCCACATGCGTCGGCCGttaggccgacagccttgtagggtctgtgttgaagccactgacctcattactataataagcgaagagttcccacggtcaactCATTaacataatgcccgcgaaagacgagacatgtttacatcacacaccaccaccactaaCGCTCTGTGAGCATaatagggtccaaaggtcgtgataagggaagtgcgtgattggacgtcaaaatgaataattcatttgcttcACATCCTGTggtgtctgataggtctgacgaaagatatacatattcatgagatGCATACTATCATGTCTGAGAgccccccatttttttccaatattggatttttatttcatgaaacacattaaacccggaagttacagacccgacaaggctgtcggcgtGACAGCCTCcacatgcggttagtggtacaagtgcggatgacttgtgtgcacagtagtcgtacggtGTGATGAATGTTTGTATACGAgtgggtcgtgcggtgtgaATACATGCAccacgcacagtgtatacgggtgggtttaaaACGGCGTCTTTTTCGGaatgaataatgcgactgccttgagcaaggctatccTTGATGCTGTTTTTCTGAGAAAATGAAATGCTAAAGATGAAAACCCAAGGGAGTTATCTACTggcttaaaggctgtggacacgattggtaattactcaaacaaattatttgcataaaaccttatatggtaatgagtaatggggagaggttgatagtataaaacagaaacggctccctctgaagtaacgtagttttcaagaaagaagaagttttccacgaatttgatttcgagacctcagatttacatgtagaatttaaataatatctcgcaacttcgacgaccgattgaggtcaaactttcacaggtttgttattttatgcatatgttgagatacaccaagtgagaagactagtctttgacatttaccaagaGTGTCCTCTGTCTTTAACCCAGAGAGGggttattatttaattttcctTGATGGCCTTACTTCCTGGGAGTTCGCAGAGGTATAAGCAATTCAAGTGTGAAAGGGTTAAATATATCATACCAGGAAGTTCACATAGGAATGAAAAAAACCCGTTAATTTCCTGCCGTGATATATTTTACCCTTTACACACCTGATTTGCTAACCCTTTCAAACTTCCAAAAGGCCATGGGAAGAGTACGAAGGAGGTTTGCCGATGATGACTAAGTTGAACAAAAGATCCACAACTATTTTTTCATGCACACCCTATTGTGCAACAACTTTGTCAACAATCACCGGCTGATTTTGCCTCTTTTTACCCCATTCTTAAATCATTGTCCCTATAATATACTTGATGGAATAATATACTTACAACTGTATATGATAATAGAAT
Above is a genomic segment from Asterias rubens chromosome 5, eAstRub1.3, whole genome shotgun sequence containing:
- the LOC117290205 gene encoding uncharacterized protein LOC117290205, yielding MNQYSTDTAHTRNRRVWKDCNKLKSKMAASITVHSVLDKISKDHLECPICTNRFINPTMLDCLHSFCFTCLKELHQQDPNNSILLCPLCRKKTTLEDNKVDSLPKDFKINALVDEFTVQEQLIEGHGSEVKCQACNDEQHAAIARCVNCDYFLCQDCQNAHQRFPVTKSHQVYMLAQLHSGEVNYKYRSKIREYIPKCDKHSDQTLNIYCNTCQNLECTTCTILDHGNPKHDLIGIPEALDKCKQEVAELVAKAEKCKAEIQTAMEQASESRKKLESSYAETNMKISQKAAKERAKITEEEKQLKQEAGSVYKDRVQTFETAEATNTQEVTQVEHKLDEVNQFITQASSHEILDFKLKLKNNLDELTKIQGEIVSDRLSFLEFEEGERSVGRLVLEDEQQAKAEAQAKEHETIHTKQEWNLKESFSQFDFTEFQVVKFVAAFSDNEIVVLYIDHNALIAFKPQVAANTSQSTHCPQRLKLKGLSEPSALTVDNNDHLYVIDNLEVKVFNRKYMLIHQFQLSERKLSPSCLAVDENNLIAVGYLQELISLYNPDGSLIRTFSTPVQVDYLTLYNERIIYSSPSDPHLHSVDYQGVKVFSVDTDQSGISYGVCCDKDGSIFVAQFDGGTNRICQYSPDGKYIGCVIEDCGDANDITFTPSGNLVVEALTLVNIFQVVSQLE
- the LOC117290313 gene encoding probable E3 ubiquitin-protein ligase MID2, translating into MAASTTVHSVLDKISKDHLECPICTNRFINPTMLDCLHSFCFTCLKELHQQDPNNSILLCPLCRKKTTLEDNKVDSLPKDFKLNALVDEFTVQEQLMEGHGSEVKCQACKRDHTAVSRCIDCEHFICQECQQAHQHMAILESHTIYSLAQLQSGVVTYRSKIREYIPKCGKHSDQTLNIYCNTCQKLECTTCTVLDHGNPKHDLIGIPEALDKCKQEVTELVAKAEKCKADIQTAMEQASESRKKLESSYAETSMKISLKAAKERAKITEKEKQLKQEAESVYKDRVQTFETAEATNTKEVTQVEHKLDEVNQFMTQASSHEILDFKLKLINNLDELTKKQGENVSDRLSFLEFEEYERSVGRLVLEDEQQAKAEVQAKEHETINTKQKWKLKESFSQFGFTEFKTGEFVAAFSDSEIVVLDIDHNSLFALKPQVAADTSQSTHCPQKLKLKGLSEPSALTVDNNDHLYVIDNLEVKVFNRKYMLHHQFQLSKRKLSPSCLAVDENNLIAVGYSEGLISLYNPDGSLIRTFFTPVRVDYLTLYKERIIYSSIYCSNTDKHLHSVDYQGGKVFSVDTDQSESSYGVCCDKDGSIFVAQYNGTTQNNRICKYSPDGKYIGCVIEDCGNAWDITFTPTSNLVVAAGESVNIFQVVSQ